The nucleotide sequence TCATCGCTATGAAAGCTGCGGCCATGGTTGCGCTGGTCCAGTAGGTGAACCTCAAATCCAGATTCGCTCCATTGTGTACCTAGCGTTTTCCAATTGTCTGCCATCCCTAAAAACCCATGAAGGATGACAAATGGCTTGCCTTGTCCTAATATAATGCTGTGTAATATCATGCCAGTCTGTGTTTGTACATGTTGACCACATTCTCAAGACCCAGGTACAAGCTTTCAGAAATCAATGCGTGGCCTATGCTTACTTCTTTCAAATCAACAATCTGCTCACTGAAGTATTTTAAGTTCTCCAGCGATAAGTCATGGCCCGCATTGATGCCCAATCCTACTTGAGTGGCCACCTGTGCAGCCTTTATATAAGGAGCGATAGCTTTTTCTTTGTCGGTACTGTATTGACGCGCATAGTCCTCAGTATACAACTCAATACGATCAACACCAGTCTGTGCTGCAGCTTCCACCATTTTTTCCACGGGATCTACAAAAATACTGGTGCGTATGCCATTGCTTTTGAAGTGTGCGACCATGTCTTTGAGAAAATCAGCGTGCTTGATGGTGTCCCAACCTGCATTTGAGGTAATGGCGTCTGGAGCATCTGGTACTAATGTTACCTGTGCTGGGCGCACTTCATCGACCAGTTTTACAAAACTGTCAATGGGATTCCCTTCAATATTCAGCTCTGTAGTGACTATTTTTTTAAGATCTCGCGCATCCTGGTACTTGATGTGACGCTCGTCTGGTCGTGGATGGATTGTGATGCCTTGCGCACCAAACCTCTCAAGATCCATCGCTACTTGAAGTAGGTCTGGAACATTGCCACCTCTTGAGTTACGTAAGGTTGCGATCTTATTAATATTTACGCTTAAAATAGCCATAACAATAGTTTAGAACATCAAAAATACAAACTAAGGCTGCACCCTATAACTGGAGAAATGTTTAATTTGCAGGAAAAGCCAGTTATGAACATTCAGGAGTATATCATAAGCGATGTAGCACCCTTGAAAATGGATGACGATGTGCGCCAGGCGCAGAAGCTCTTCCAGCAGCTCACGTTTTCGCATTTACCTGTCATGGATAATGAAGTTTACCAGGGTTGCGTATCAGAAACTGATGTATACTGTTTTGAAGACGGCCAGTCGTTACGGGACGTCAAATATTCACTGGATACCTTTATGGTAAAACCAGATACGCACTGGCTGGACGTGCTTGAGGCATTTGCGCAGCACAATTCCAATGTGATGCCGGTGCTCGATGACAAAAATGAATATTTGGGTTATTATGAGTTGAAGGATATCATGCAGCATTTTAGCGATTCTCCTTTCTTATATGAATCTGGTGCCGTGATAGTGCTGGAGAAAGGTGCGACAGACTATAGTTTTAGCGAAATCGCCCAGATCGTAGAATCCAATGACTGTAAGGTCTATGGCTGTTTTGTAAGCAACTATAAAGATCATGTCACAGAAATCACCCTTAAAGTGAGCCCCAATAACATCAACGCACTCCTGCAAACCTTTAGACGTTACAGTTATGTAGTGGTAAGTGCAGCAGAAGATGACTCCTATCTGGATGCTCTCAAAGAACGGTCAGATTACCTGGATAAATACCTCAATATTTGATGAAGAAAATCGCCATTTATGGACAATATCTGCATACTGGTTCACACAAAACGGTAAGCAGTATGGTAGAGGCCTTGCTCCAGCGATCCTGCGATGTAAAAATAGAATCAAAATTTGCGGGTATTCTCAACGACTTGGAATTTAGTAAACCCATTGACAGTTTTGAACAGCTGGATGAAAGCTATGACTTGCTCATAAGTATAGGTGGTGATGGGACAATTTTGAGGGCCGTGACCTATATAGGCCGTCTCAACATTCCCATTTTAGGTATTAATACGGGTAGGCTGGGTTTTCTCGCCACGGTACAGCAAGACGAGGTGGAAAAAGTCGTCCAGCGAGTGATGGATGGAAATTATAAGCTGTCCAAAAGGTCTTTGATCACTGCCGCATCAAAACATGAAGAGAACCATTTGCCGCCAGATAATTTTGCACTCAACGAGGTCACGGTAAGCCGCATGAACACGACCTCTATGATCGAGATTGAGACCTACTTGAATGACGAGTTGCTCACTTCGTATTGGGCAGATGGATTGATCGTTTCAACGCCAACTGGGTCTACAGGTTATAGTTTGAGTTGCGGCGGCCCAGTCATTTCTCCAGATACAGATGCTTTTGTCATCACACCTATCGCGCCCCATAATTTAAATGCTAGACCGCTTGTTATTCCTGACAACACCATCATCAAAGTCAAGGTCATAGGTCGTGAAGATGAATTTCTCGCATCACTGGACAATCGCATCGCTTCTTATCCAGACGGCACCCAAATCACCCTACAAAAGGCAGATTTCACCATCGATCTCATAGAGTTGGAGGATCAAAGCTTTATAGAAACGCTACGCCATAAATTGTTATGGGGAGAAGATAAGCGCAACTAGACAATAATTTGACGCTTCCATTGTTTTAACATGAGTCACAATGGGCGGCGTTTACCTATGCTGCCTTGTGAGAATTGTTATATTTGCACGTTTGAAAAAAAACCAATGCGGTTAGTACTATTATTGATTGCTTTTTTTGTTTTCGCTTTCGCGAAAGCGCAGACCTACGAGTTAGGTGTATGGGCTGGTGGTTCAAACGTGATTGGTGATGTTGGGAGTACAAGATACGTGAATCCATCTGGGGTAGCTATAGGTGGCGTGGCAAAATGGAATCGCAGTAATCGCCATAGTTTTAGAGGGTCCTTGATATACACCAGGCTTAACGGTGATGATAGCAAGAGTGATGATCGTTCCAGAGAATTGAGAGGTTTGGATTACGAGTACAATATGTTGGAAGCATCGGTAGGTATAGAATACACATTTTGGGAATGGGAACTGTATTCTGGTAAGCGACACATCACGCCCTATATGTATTCTGGAATCACAGCCTTTAGTTATGGTCAGGAAGCTTTAAATAGTAATGGGCAATTGCAGCAATACGATCGCGATATAGAAGTTGCGATACCCTTCATATTGGGCGTCAAGTCAAATATAACAGAGCACCTCATTTTAGGTGTAGAAATAGGAGCAAGGTTTACCTTTACTGATAATCTGGATGGCAGTAAGCCTAACGGCTCAATGGAAGATCGAACAGATCTTCAATTTGGGAATATAAATAATAACGATTGGTATGTGTTTAGCGGGCTAACCTTGAGCTATACTTTTGGCCGTAAACCTTGTTATTGTAACTTTTAGGAATGGAAGAAATTTTACTTGATCAGACTAAATTGCCAGAACACGTCGCCATCATCATGGATGGGAATGGGCGCTGGGCAAAAAATCAGGGTTTGATGCGAGTGCGTGGCCATGAAAAAGGTACGAAAGCCGTAAGCCAGACCGTAAAGACCTGCGCAAAGTTAGGTATCAAATACCTGACACTCTATGCCTTTAGTACAGAAAACTGGAAAAGGCCCAAGCTAGAAGTGGATACTTTAATGAGAATTTTGGTTTCCAGTTTACGCAAGGAATTGCCTACTCTTAGAGAGAATGGCATACGACTTAAGGCAGTAGGGTCATTGCACCAATTGCCGGATAAAGCCCAGAAGGAACTTGCCGAGGTTGTCGAACTTACTAAAGACAATAACAAGATGAATCTCGTCCTTGCTTTAAGCTATGGATCTAGGGAAGAATTGACTACGGCCGTTAAACTAATAGCAAAAGATGTGGTCAGAGGTGATCTAGAAGTTGAACAAATAGAAGAGTCCACCATTGAGAACTATCTATTTACCAAGGACATGCCAGACGTGGATTTATTGATACGTACCAGTGGTGAGCATAGAATCAGTAACTTTTTGCTATGGCAGATAGCCTATGCAGAGCTCTATTTTACAAACACGCTGTGGCCAGATTTTCGTAAAAAGGATTTAATGGTGGCCTTAAAAAATTATCAAGATCGCGAAAGGCGATTCGGTAAAACGAGTGAACAATTATAACAACATGACAAAACAGTTAGCACCTAAGCTACTTTTAGTAATACTACTTCTCACAAGTGCCATTTCCTTTTCACAAAGACCAGGCGATATTCCCATAGGAGAATCTACGGAATATATTTTGGGAGACATCACAGTCACTGGTACTAAAAGCTATAATGAAAACACTGTTGTTGCTTTTACAGGTCTGCGCAGTGGTGATAGGGTTTATAGTCCTGGTGAGCGATTGAGTAATGCTATAACAAAGCTTTGGGGTACAAAGCTATTTAGTTATATCAGGGTGGATGCTGTTGGTATTACAGGTGATCCTAATGATGACAAAATAGATATACTTGATATAGAGTTTGTGATTGAAGAAGTTCCCACTTTAAATACGATCAAAATTGATGGTCTAAAAAAGAATCAGTCAAAAGACCTTTTAAAAGAACTTAACCTGACGAAAGGGACTAAGGCCAATGAAAACCTGATTACCAACACACGCAACTTTATAGAAAAAAAGTATCAAGACAAGGGATTTTTATACGCAGATGCGCTGGTGCGCATCCGTGATGTTGAAGACACATTAGGGAACAATTACGTCGACATGAAGATCGAGGTAGACAAAAATGAGAAGGTCAAAATCAAGAGCATTGACTTTGAAGGTAACACGCAATTATCTGATAAAAAGTTAAGAAAGGCCTTGAAAAACACAAAGCAGAAAAACTTCTTTCGTGTTTTAAAAAGATCCAAGTATGTAGAAGAAGACTATCAAGAAGATCTCAAAAACTTGGTGGAAACCTATAAGGAAAACGGATTTAGAGATGCGCGAGTAGTAAGTGACACGCTTACTAAAATAGATGATAAAACCATCGCGCTGGACATCAAGGTAGAAGAGGGAAATAAGTACTATTTTGGTGATATCAAATTTATCGGGAACACGGTTTATACTGATGATCAATTGCAGCGGTTGCTCAAAGTTGAAAAAGGTGACGTATATAATGGAGTGGCCTTTGACAACCAGATTTCTGACCCAACAGATCCAGATGCGAGAACCTTAGAAAATGAATATCAAAACAACGGTTACCTTTTCTCACGCATCAATGCTGTTGAAACTAAAGTTGAAAATGATACCATTGATTTTGAAATTCGCATTATTGAAGATAACGTGGCTTACTTCAATCACATTAGCGTTAAAGGAAATACACGTACCAATGACCACGTGATTTACCGTAGCATACAGTCCAATCCTGGCGACAAATACTCAAAAGCAGCTATCATCAACTCCATTCGGGAATTGGGACAGCTAGGCTTTTTTAATGCAGAAAATATCAATCCACGTATATTGAATCCATCGCAACAAGATGGTACCGTAGATGTGGAGTATGAGCTTGAAGAAGCTGGTGCCAGCCAGATTGAATTACAAGGTGGTTATGGTGGCGGTGGTTTTGTGGGAACTCTAGGTTTGAGGTTCAACAATTTCTCGCTACGCAATATTTTCAATAAAGAAGCATATCAACCGGTACCACAAGGTGATGGACAGACACTTGCCTTGAGAGCACAGGCAAGTACCATTTTCCGTACGTACTCCTTGAATTTTACAGAGCCATGGTTAGGTGGTAGAAAACCTGTTTCCTTCAACGTTTCTTTCTCGCATAGTGAGCAGTATAGAGTAAATGCCCAAAACTTTAGAGAGGTAGATAGAAACCAGCGTTTCCTGATTACTGGAGCAACGGTTGGACTAGCTAAAAGGCTGGAGTGGCCAGATCCATACTTCCAGTTTTCACAAGCGCTGTCCTTCCAGCACTATAACTTGAAAAACTACCAGACCAATCTATTTAATTTCCCTAATGGTTTCTCAAACAACTTTGCTTATACCTTAGGTCTTACTAGAGATAATGTAGGTGTCAACCCCATTTTCCCTACGTATGGTTCGCGTTTTGCCCTTACGGCCAAAATGACCTTGCCTTACTCCTTATGGAATGGTACAGATTATGAGAACCTAGAAAATGATCCTAACTTCCAGACGAATGGAATGCCAGATCTTGCCAAAATCGATCAGGAACGCTTCCGTTTCTTGGAATACTACAAGATCAAGTTTGAAGGAACTTGGTACACGCAGATTTATGACAAGTTAATTATGCAGACTAAGTCAGAATTTGGATTTTTGGGAGCATACAACAACGATCGTGGTCTAGTTCCATTTGAGAGATTCTTTGTAGGTGGTGATGGATTGGGAGCTTTCTCATTAGACGGTCGCGATATTATTAGAATGCGTGGTTATGACAACAGTGCGTTGACCACCAGTGCAGATGGTGATACCGTGTATAACAAATTCTCTTTAGAGATGCGTTATCCCATCACGCTAGAGCAGGCGGCATCTATTTATGTGTTGACGTTTGCAGAGGCTGCTGGATCCTACGATACTTTTAGGAGTTATAATCCGTTTGATGTAGAGCGATCTGCAGGTGCAGGTCTTAGAGTATTTATGCCAGCCTTTGGTTTGTTGGGTATTGACTTCGGTTATGGATTTGATCCAGCGCCTATTTCAAACAGTACAGATCCTAGTGGCTGGAATGTTCACTTTATAATCGGGCAACAATTTTAGAATGGCACGGTTATTTCTTTAAATGATATAATCATGAGAATCAAGAATTACCTTTTACTGTCAATGATGGTTTTATGTTTCGCTTTCGCGAAAGCGCAAAGAGGCATAAGAGTTGGTTACGTTGATATGGAGTACATCTTAGAAAGCGTTCCAGAATACCAGAAAGCGTCAGAGCAATTAGAGCAGCGCATGCAAGGATGGAAGACCGAAATCGAAAAGATGGAGTCTGAAATTGCCCAAATGGAGACTTCTCTCAAGAACGAACGCGTTTTGCTTACTAAGGAATTGATAGAGGAGCGTGAAGAAGAAATAGGCATCAAGCGACAAGCCCTAAATGATTACCAGCAAAAAAGATTTGGCGCGCAAGGTGATTTCATCAAGCAAAAACAACAGTTGATTCAACCAGTCCAAGATCAGGTATTCAACGAGATGCAAAAGATAGGTGAGCAAAAGAAGTATGACATGATCCTTGAGCGATCAGAGACTACCATGCTTTACAGCGATGACCGTCATGATTTGAGTGATGATGTATTAAGAGCCATAGGTCGTACCGGCAAGAAGGCAGATCGTGAAGAAAGAAATCAGTCCAGAAATACTCCAGTTGAGGATGTCAAGGACGAGCCGTATATGTCAGTACAAGAAGCTGCAGATCGTCAGGAAAAAGTAGCTGCAAAAGAGGCGATCATTGATGAGAAGCAAGCCGCCAGAGCAGCAAAATTAAGATTTAGAGACAGCGTAAAAGAAGCTAGAGCAAGAGAATACCAAGAACGTAAAGAGGCAAGTATCAAAGAGCGACAACGTAGAAAAGACAGTGTTCTTGCCGCTCGCAAAGCAGATAAAGAAAAGAAGGAAAATAACAATCCTCCAGACAATAAATAAAGGTTTCAAACCCATTATATTTGCAGCCCGTTACCATAAAATAAAATAACAAAGTTGATAATGAAACAAGTAAAAAATTTAATAGCCATTGCCGCATTTGTAGTTGCAGGAACCTTTACAGCGACCGCACAGACAGCCGCGTCAAAAGTGTGTCACATTGCATCTCAAGAATTGGTTGAAATTATGCCAAAGGCAAAAGCAGCCGAGAAGCAATTGAGAAACCTTGCAAAAACTTATGAGGCAGAGCTGGTAAACATG is from Nonlabens sp. YIK11 and encodes:
- a CDS encoding pyridoxine 5'-phosphate synthase, producing the protein MAILSVNINKIATLRNSRGGNVPDLLQVAMDLERFGAQGITIHPRPDERHIKYQDARDLKKIVTTELNIEGNPIDSFVKLVDEVRPAQVTLVPDAPDAITSNAGWDTIKHADFLKDMVAHFKSNGIRTSIFVDPVEKMVEAAAQTGVDRIELYTEDYARQYSTDKEKAIAPYIKAAQVATQVGLGINAGHDLSLENLKYFSEQIVDLKEVSIGHALISESLYLGLENVVNMYKHRLA
- a CDS encoding CBS domain-containing protein; the encoded protein is MNIQEYIISDVAPLKMDDDVRQAQKLFQQLTFSHLPVMDNEVYQGCVSETDVYCFEDGQSLRDVKYSLDTFMVKPDTHWLDVLEAFAQHNSNVMPVLDDKNEYLGYYELKDIMQHFSDSPFLYESGAVIVLEKGATDYSFSEIAQIVESNDCKVYGCFVSNYKDHVTEITLKVSPNNINALLQTFRRYSYVVVSAAEDDSYLDALKERSDYLDKYLNI
- a CDS encoding NAD kinase gives rise to the protein MKKIAIYGQYLHTGSHKTVSSMVEALLQRSCDVKIESKFAGILNDLEFSKPIDSFEQLDESYDLLISIGGDGTILRAVTYIGRLNIPILGINTGRLGFLATVQQDEVEKVVQRVMDGNYKLSKRSLITAASKHEENHLPPDNFALNEVTVSRMNTTSMIEIETYLNDELLTSYWADGLIVSTPTGSTGYSLSCGGPVISPDTDAFVITPIAPHNLNARPLVIPDNTIIKVKVIGREDEFLASLDNRIASYPDGTQITLQKADFTIDLIELEDQSFIETLRHKLLWGEDKRN
- a CDS encoding DUF6089 family protein, whose product is MRLVLLLIAFFVFAFAKAQTYELGVWAGGSNVIGDVGSTRYVNPSGVAIGGVAKWNRSNRHSFRGSLIYTRLNGDDSKSDDRSRELRGLDYEYNMLEASVGIEYTFWEWELYSGKRHITPYMYSGITAFSYGQEALNSNGQLQQYDRDIEVAIPFILGVKSNITEHLILGVEIGARFTFTDNLDGSKPNGSMEDRTDLQFGNINNNDWYVFSGLTLSYTFGRKPCYCNF
- a CDS encoding isoprenyl transferase, translated to MEEILLDQTKLPEHVAIIMDGNGRWAKNQGLMRVRGHEKGTKAVSQTVKTCAKLGIKYLTLYAFSTENWKRPKLEVDTLMRILVSSLRKELPTLRENGIRLKAVGSLHQLPDKAQKELAEVVELTKDNNKMNLVLALSYGSREELTTAVKLIAKDVVRGDLEVEQIEESTIENYLFTKDMPDVDLLIRTSGEHRISNFLLWQIAYAELYFTNTLWPDFRKKDLMVALKNYQDRERRFGKTSEQL
- the bamA gene encoding outer membrane protein assembly factor BamA yields the protein MTKQLAPKLLLVILLLTSAISFSQRPGDIPIGESTEYILGDITVTGTKSYNENTVVAFTGLRSGDRVYSPGERLSNAITKLWGTKLFSYIRVDAVGITGDPNDDKIDILDIEFVIEEVPTLNTIKIDGLKKNQSKDLLKELNLTKGTKANENLITNTRNFIEKKYQDKGFLYADALVRIRDVEDTLGNNYVDMKIEVDKNEKVKIKSIDFEGNTQLSDKKLRKALKNTKQKNFFRVLKRSKYVEEDYQEDLKNLVETYKENGFRDARVVSDTLTKIDDKTIALDIKVEEGNKYYFGDIKFIGNTVYTDDQLQRLLKVEKGDVYNGVAFDNQISDPTDPDARTLENEYQNNGYLFSRINAVETKVENDTIDFEIRIIEDNVAYFNHISVKGNTRTNDHVIYRSIQSNPGDKYSKAAIINSIRELGQLGFFNAENINPRILNPSQQDGTVDVEYELEEAGASQIELQGGYGGGGFVGTLGLRFNNFSLRNIFNKEAYQPVPQGDGQTLALRAQASTIFRTYSLNFTEPWLGGRKPVSFNVSFSHSEQYRVNAQNFREVDRNQRFLITGATVGLAKRLEWPDPYFQFSQALSFQHYNLKNYQTNLFNFPNGFSNNFAYTLGLTRDNVGVNPIFPTYGSRFALTAKMTLPYSLWNGTDYENLENDPNFQTNGMPDLAKIDQERFRFLEYYKIKFEGTWYTQIYDKLIMQTKSEFGFLGAYNNDRGLVPFERFFVGGDGLGAFSLDGRDIIRMRGYDNSALTTSADGDTVYNKFSLEMRYPITLEQAASIYVLTFAEAAGSYDTFRSYNPFDVERSAGAGLRVFMPAFGLLGIDFGYGFDPAPISNSTDPSGWNVHFIIGQQF
- a CDS encoding OmpH family outer membrane protein, which produces MRIKNYLLLSMMVLCFAFAKAQRGIRVGYVDMEYILESVPEYQKASEQLEQRMQGWKTEIEKMESEIAQMETSLKNERVLLTKELIEEREEEIGIKRQALNDYQQKRFGAQGDFIKQKQQLIQPVQDQVFNEMQKIGEQKKYDMILERSETTMLYSDDRHDLSDDVLRAIGRTGKKADREERNQSRNTPVEDVKDEPYMSVQEAADRQEKVAAKEAIIDEKQAARAAKLRFRDSVKEARAREYQERKEASIKERQRRKDSVLAARKADKEKKENNNPPDNK